One Candidatus Kapaibacterium thiocyanatum genomic window, CACATCAACGAAGGATGATCCATGGCACGCAAGACCAAGGTCGAAGCCGCCGACGGCGCACAGGAGCTGCATATCACGCGGGAATTCGATCTTCCCGTCGAGCTGCTTTTCAAGGCCTATACCGTCCCGGAGCTCGTCGAACAATGGATGGGGACAAAGGTCATCGAGCTCGACAACCACGCACATGGCGGCTGGCGCTTCCGAACGTCGGACGCCGGTGGTAAGGTCCTCTTCGAAGCGCACGGAACCATCCACGACTTCGGTCAGGACCGTCGCATCGTCCGCACCTTCGAGATGGAGAATGCCGGTCTCGACCCGCAGATCGAATACCTCGATTTCGAAGCGCTCACGGACGAAACCAGCAAGCTCACCATGCACATCGTCTACCGCTCAGGAGAGCAGCGCGATCGCATGCTCCAGTTCGGCATGGCGCACGGCATCAACATGGCCCACGACAAGCTGCAGGACGTCGCAGCTGCAGCGAGGTAGCACATGAGCAAACGCAACAGGATCATCTACTGGATCGCAACGCTCTGGCTCTCGCTCGGTATGGTGTCGACCGGCCTCGTGCAACTCCTTCATGTGGAGGACGAAGTCGTGAACATCACGCGTCTGGGATATCCGGCCTACATCCTGACCATCCTCGGCATCTGGAAGCTGCTTGGTGTCGTGGCAGTTCTCGTACCACGATATCCGATCGTCAAGGAATGGGCCTATGCCGGCTTCTTCTTCGCCATGTCGGGTGCATTGTTCTCCCGGATCGTGGTGGGCGACGGGATGGGGGAGGTATTTCCTCCTATCCTCCTGCTCGTCCTTACCGTCCTCTCGTGGTACTTCAGACCGGAGGGGAGGCGGGTGAGGGGATGAAGGTGTGGGCAGTATAGGTGAGGAGTCAGCGAGGTAGCTTCCGACGGTCCCATATCAGGAGGCTGTGTGGTGGTCGTGGGTATCAACACAGGCGTACATGCGTCACAAAAAAGGCTGAGGATAATAGCGTCGATGCCAGGTTCAAGAGTTGCTTTGCGCCCATTCCAAGCAGGTAGTGCGGTGTATAGCCCGCGATTCTATGGGGTTGAAGCGGTACAGCCTCGCTCCGGGTAGTTGGCGGCCAGTCCAGGTCATCGAGCGGTGGGGCACGAGGCAGAACGGGTGCTGAACGAAGACGACGTCTCGTATACCAATAAGTATCCGGGGTATCCCCGGTCAATGATACTGGGCAATGAGGCCGGTCCGACCACGATCGACCGGGAACCCGCAGGACAGTCCAATAGTGCCAAGGGTGAACGCGCTGAGCATCGTCGGGCAGTGGCGACGTCAATCCCGCCGATGGCCACCAGCGTCACCGCAGGCGTCCGCTCAGCCAGCGTTTCACGGACAGGCGACAACGGTAGCCGTCAAATGTCGCTGTAGAATTCCGAAAGTCCGTATATTTGTGGCCTGTCTTCGGACAGGAACATGGTCAGGTAGCTCAGTTGGTAGAGCAATGGACTGAAAATCCATGTGTCGGGGGTTCAACTCCCTCCCTGACCACAACCCCGCTTTCGCGGGGTTTTTTGTTTGTGGTCAAACGTCGGTGTTTCCTAGAGTTAGAGCCAATCCCAGAGAAGAGGGCTTTCTCCCCGTTGTGCAACTTTTGCCACCTTTTCCAGTAGAGTTACCCCTACCTGTTGCCACTACCACAGACTAGGGTGAGGAATATGGGATCGAGAAACGGTACTACAGGGCATGAGGCCAGCTGATGTTCCCCCCATTTGGTTGACAGTGTGCTTGTCTCGAACTTCCATTACCGGAAGGAGACAACAATGGCAAATGAACGCGGGAAACGCTACGACGAGGCATTCAAGCGAGAAGCCGTACGTTTGGTCGTCGAAGAGAAACGACCGTATACACGA contains:
- a CDS encoding ATPase translates to MARKTKVEAADGAQELHITREFDLPVELLFKAYTVPELVEQWMGTKVIELDNHAHGGWRFRTSDAGGKVLFEAHGTIHDFGQDRRIVRTFEMENAGLDPQIEYLDFEALTDETSKLTMHIVYRSGEQRDRMLQFGMAHGINMAHDKLQDVAAAAR
- a CDS encoding DoxX-like family protein, whose product is MSKRNRIIYWIATLWLSLGMVSTGLVQLLHVEDEVVNITRLGYPAYILTILGIWKLLGVVAVLVPRYPIVKEWAYAGFFFAMSGALFSRIVVGDGMGEVFPPILLLVLTVLSWYFRPEGRRVRG